The genomic window GTCGACGAACGAGCGCCAGCCGCGCTCGTAGGCGCGTTCGGCGATCGCGAGCCGTTTCTCGGCCTTCGTCGCCGGATCGACGTATTCGAACCGGGCGGCGGAGTCGTCTCGGTTTCCGCCGTCGGGCCGCTCGAGGATCCGGGTACCGGGCTCGTCGACCGCGAGCGAGCGCGGGTACCACGAGACGTCGGCCGTCAACGTCTCCGGCTCGAGTGCGAGGATGCCCGCCGCGACCGGCAGGTCCTCGAAGAGCGCGGGGTCGACGCGTGCGCCCGTCTCCTCGGTCGCGACCCAGACCTCGTCGGCCAACCCCATCGCGACGTCGTACTCGAGTTGCGAGGCGAGCGCGCGGGCGGCGCTGGCGTCGAGGTCCGGTTTGTTCTCGATGGCGACGATCCGGTCGACCCAGTCGGGATAGCCCCACTTGCGCCGGATCTCGATGCGATTGCCGTTCTTTCTGGTCTCGAGGATGCCGCGGTCGTCGGCGCGGTGGATCGCCTCGCGGACGTACCGCCACGGGTAGCCGGGATGGGGGAGCGCGTCGCGGTAGTAAGTCCACTCCGCCGGGGCGTTCCGGACGACGTGCAACAGATCGCTGTCGAGGCGCTCGGAACCGAAGTTCGCTCGCTGGCGGAGGGCCTCGGGGTTGCACTCGAGGACGATAGTGTCCCAGCGGCGGCGCTTGGTGCCGAGTTGGCGGGCGACGACGATCGCAGCGCCGTCGCTTTCGGGTTCCGCTCCCGGCGGCCACGCGAGCTCGGCCCAGCGGCAGGTCCGGAGCTCGAATCCGAACTCGGCGGTATGAGAGACCACACGGGGAGTTTGCACCACGTGCGCAAAAGCGCTACTCGATCGATCGATGGCCGCGGCTCGCGATCGACGGCAGCGCCACTCACGGCCCGAATATCGAGATCGAGACCGAGCCGTAATCCCGTTTCGTCGGAACGTCGTCACTCCCCGAAGTAGGAGTCATCCGCCGGTGACGGCCGACGTGCGTCGCTTACTCTTCGTCCTCCTCCTCGAGTTCGTCGAGAAATTCGTGGGCGTCCTCGAGGATCTCTCGAGGGCCGTCCTGCGTGACGGTATTGATCGCCTGTTCGTAATCGCGCCACTGGAGGTCGCGATGCTCGTTCGATAGTTCCGCGCTCGCCTCGAACGACTTCGCGACGAAGAGGTGGACGGTCTTGTGGATCGTCTTGCCGTTCGCCTC from Natrinema versiforme includes these protein-coding regions:
- a CDS encoding DUF5787 family protein translates to MVSHTAEFGFELRTCRWAELAWPPGAEPESDGAAIVVARQLGTKRRRWDTIVLECNPEALRQRANFGSERLDSDLLHVVRNAPAEWTYYRDALPHPGYPWRYVREAIHRADDRGILETRKNGNRIEIRRKWGYPDWVDRIVAIENKPDLDASAARALASQLEYDVAMGLADEVWVATEETGARVDPALFEDLPVAAGILALEPETLTADVSWYPRSLAVDEPGTRILERPDGGNRDDSAARFEYVDPATKAEKRLAIAERAYERGWRSFVDTMRPDCRHFQLRARDPQQALPYCAAKGRCQTAAECSGSCADFEPEPPVWRTRGWPIEGGPGKRSQRILEERRRRRRPGL